The Candidatus Desulfatibia profunda genome segment GGTGTTTTTATCGTTTCCGGCATCAAAACAGGCGAAGTACCCGACCTTATAAAGGTGTATTCCCAGAACCACTTTGCATGCGTCTGGGAAGCACATGAAAAAGACTGGGTCTGCCTGGTATTGGCCCGCAAATCCCAACCCGCATAAGGATTTAATCAAATGGATATCACCTCATTTTCAGATGAGCAATTGGCCGGGCAGCGCCTCATGGTCGGCTTTGAAGGGACCCGACTCAACCGGGAACTAGAGTCTTTTATCGGTGAAATAAAAGTCGGCGGTATTATTCTGTTTGCCATGAATATCATCAATCCCCGGCAAATTAGACAGCTGGGTATGTCGATTCAGGAGTTTGCAGCGTCCTGCGGACAGCCGCCCCTGTTTATCGCCATCGACCAGGAAGGCGGTCAGGTGGCCAGGCTCAAGGAACCGTTTACTCAGTTTCCGGGAAACCCGAAGATGAAAGGGCTCAAAGATGCCGAAGACTTTGCCCGGACCACCGCCGCAGAACTTACCGAAGTCGGCATCAACATGAACCTGGCACCGGTTCTGGATATTGCCTTTAACGGCCCCATGAGCATCATGTCAGCAAGGGCCTTCGGACATGATCCGATGTGGGTATCCAACCTGGGCGCAGCCGTGATCGAGCATCTGCAGCAAAGCGGAATCATGGCGGTCGCCAAACACTTTCCCGGGATCGGGCGGACCACCCTCGATTCACATCTGGCGTTGCCGCATCTCGATACCGACCTCGACACGCTCCTGACTTCGGATCTGATTCCATTTGAAACCGCCATTCAACATGACGTATCCGCAATTATGCTGTCACACATTTTATATCAAAAACTGGATCCCGAATGGCCGGCGAGCCTGTCGGTCACCATCGCTAAAAATCTTCTGCGAGAACGAATTGGGTATAACGGCGTCGTCTTAACCGACGATCTGGACATGGCAGCGATTAAAAATCATTATGACATCAAGACGGTTATTCCCCGGATCTTGTCTGCAGACATCGATATCGCCCTGATCTGCCACAGCCGGCTGGATATCGAACAAGCATTTGAGGAAATACGTAATGCCCTGGCCGCTTCTCAATCGATGAAAGCAAAAGCAAAAAAATCGGCAGAACGGATACTGAAACTCAAGAGTAAGTATCTGGTTGATTGGTCGAAGGGTTAAATCGTTAATCGTGAATGGAAACTGGTTGCGGGTTGCGCATTGCGGGTTTTTAAATCCGAAATCTAAAATCGCAAATCGCAAATCGAACTCTATCCCGTTTTCGCCCTTGAGAAGACATCATCTCCAAGGCCCGACACCCTGCCGGCTGTCAAATAATGATACCCCATGGCAGCGATCATGGCGGCATTATCACTGCACAGCTCGATTGAAGGTATGTGAACCGTCATACCTTCAAGACCGGCAGCATGCCTGACCTTTTCCCTGAGGCGACTGTTGGCCGCCACCCCGCCCACCAGGGCGATATGGTTGCAGTCCTTGGTCACGGCAGCATGAATCAGTTTATATGACAGGACATCTACCACCGCTTCCTGGAATCCGGCCACGATATCCGGAATCCGGCCGGCGCAGTCATCTCTGTGGACCTGAATATAGCGTTTTACCGCTGTTTTCAGGCCGCTGAAGCTGAAGTCATAGACCGATTTTTCCAGAAAAGGTCTTGTAAAAACGATCCTGCCGGGATCTCCCTGTTTGGCTAGGCGGTCAATTACCATCCCGCCCGGGTAACCGAGATCGAGCATCTTGGCTACCTTATCAAAAGCCTCGCCGGCAGCATCATCCCGGGTCTGGCCCAACAGTTCCATGGTTGTGTGGGAAGTAACATGATAGATGCTGGTATGTCCGCCGGACACCAGGAGTGCCACAAACGGAAACGGCGGCGGGTCAGCTCCCAGAAACACGGAATTGATGTGGCCCTCGAGATGATTGACACCAACCCATGGCAGACCCCGCATATACGCATACGCCTTGGCAAAGCAGAAACCGACAAGCAGTGCTCCCACCAGCCCGGGACCGCTGGTCACGGCCACGGCGTTGAGTTGATCGGCGTCAAGTCCGGATGCGCTGACGGCCTCATTGACCACCGGAACAATCGCTTCGATATGCTTGCGGCTGGCAAGTTCGGGCACAACACCGCCATAGGGCTGATGGATGGCAATCTGGGATGATACTACCGAAGACAATACCAACTTGCCATCAGCGACCACAGCGGCAGCAGTGTCATCGCAGGATGTTTCAATACCGAGGATTATCATCGCTTTTTGATGTCAAACCCATTGAATTCTTTCGCCCATCTCTTTACGCTCTGAAATTTCACCGATGACATAGGCTTTTTCTTTCATCGCGGTAAGACGTTCCAAAATTTCCTGGGCCCCATCTTCGGGGACAACCGCTATCATGCCGATCCCGTTGTTAAAGGTACGCAACATTTCCTGGTCGGATATTTTCCCGGCCTGCTGAAGATAATCAAATACAGGCGGCACATCCCAGCTTTGCTTTTGCAGCAGAATATTGCAGCTGTCGGGGATGACGCGCAAAATGTTATCCACAATGCCGCCGCCGGTAATATGGGCGAGTCCGTAAACAGGCAGGTCCTTGATGATACTGCGAACCGTCTGAGAATATATTTTTGTGGGTGTCAGCAGTTCCTCACCGATTGTTCTGCCAAGTTCCGGTATATAAGCATCGATGTCAAGCTTAAGAATCTCAAAGCAAACCTTGCGTACCAGAGAATACCCGTTGCTGTGAAGCCCGCTTGATGCAATTCCGATCAGTTGATTGCCGACACGAATCTCCGACCCGTCAATAATTTTACTGTTTTCAACGATGCCGACTACAAAGCCGGCCAGGTCATACTCATTTTCTTTGTAAAAGTCCGGCATTTCAGCGGTTTCTCCGCCGATCAGCGCACACTTGGCCTGCCGGCACCCTTCCCCGATCCCTGTAATGATCTCGGTGGCGATCTTTGTGTTCAGCTTCCCCATTGAAATGTAATCGAGAAAAAAAAGGGGTTCGGCCCCCTGAACGACAACGTCATTGGCACACATGGCAACAAGATCAATGCCTACGGTATCGTGCTTGTCCATCATGAAAGCGATCTTAAGCTTGGTCCCGACACCGTCGGTTGAACTGACGAGCACCGGACTTTCGAATTTTCCGATATTGAGCGAAAAGAGGCCACCGAACCCGCCGATCTCACCCATAACACCGGATCTGCGGGTTTGCTGGGCGATTTTTTTGATGGTTTCAACCAGCCGGTTGGCTTTATCGATGTCCACACCGGCATCGGCGTATGTGAGAGAGTTTGTCATTGTCATCTCCTGTCAAGAACCTCGGGTGAAAATTTTTCGAAAAAACTAATCTTAATTGCTTTAAAAGTCAAAATAAATTTTTGACATCAAAACCCTTGTGTTGTAAATAGTGGAAAAGCCAAATACATTTTAAACTTATTCGGGATTATAGCAGAATAATGGTTTTGTAAAAATTAAACAATTTATGTTATGAGGTGGTATTATGAGAACTTTTGCCAGGCTTGATCGACTCCCACCCTATGTTTTTGCGTCTGTTAATGAAATAAAAATGAACGCCAGACGAGCCGGAGTGGACATTATTGATCTTGGCATGGGGAATCCCGATCTTGGTACGCCCCAGCACATCGTCGACAAGCTCATCGAAGCAGCCCAAAAACCCCAGAATCACCGCTATTCAGCTTCCATGGGGATTACCAAACTGAGAATGGCCATCGCGGACTGGTACAAACGCAGGTATGATGTGGATATTGATCCGGAAACCGAAACCATCGTAACCATCGGTGCCAAGGAAGGGATATCTCACCTGATCCTGGTGACCATCCGGCCCGGAGACGTCGTCCTTACCCCGAATCCGACCTACCCGATCCATCCGTATTCGGCGATTATTGCCGGTGGTGACGTCAGGGGAATACCGGTGGGTCCGGGTCACGATTTTTTCGAAAATCTCATCAATGCTACCAGACAGACCTGGCCAAGACCTAAGGTCTTAATCATCAGCTATCCCCATAACCCCACCACGGAGGTTGTTAATATTGATTTTTTTGAAAAAATCGTTGATTACGCCAACGATCATGACATCATGATCGTTCACGACTTTGCCTATGCAGATCTCACCTTCGACGGTTATACCCCCCCCAGTTTTCTTCAGGTAAAAGGTGCCAAGGAAGTGGGGGTTGAATTTTTTTCGCTTTCCAAAAGTTACAACATGCCCGGCTGGCGGGTCGGATTCTGTGTGGGGAATCCTGAAATTGTAGCGGCTCTCCGTCGCATAAAAAGCTACCTGGACTATGGTATCTTCCAGCCGATCCAAATTGCATCGATTATCGCCCTCAACGGCCCCCAAGACTGTGTCAAGGAGATCTGCGAAACATACAAGTCACGCAGAGATGCTCTCATAAACGGCCTCAACCGGGTAGGCTGGGAGATTGAAAGCCCAAAAGGAACCATGTTCGTATGGGCAAAAATTCCTGATAAATACCTTAAGATGGGATCGGTGGAATTTTCCAAACTGCTCATCAACGAAGCCTGGGTCGCGGTTGCACCCGGTCTTGGATTTGGTGAATATGGTGACGATTTCGTCCGGTTTGCTTTGATAGAAAACAATATGCGCATCAATCAGGCTGTCAGGGGAATCAAAAAAATATTGTAAAACCAAACAGACCGGTTCGCTCCCCGGCGCGAAGCACGGTTTCGTGAAATATTCAGGTGGAAACGAAACCTTTGAAAAATGTTCAATTTTGTTCAAGGGTCTCGGCACAAGGACTACCCACAGGAGCTTCAGGTATGAAAGAGATTAAAGTGGGTTTGCTCGGTTGCGGCACCGTCGGTACCGGCGTTGCCAAAATTCTGATCGAGAACAAAGACCTTATTCGTTCCCGGCTGGGTGCCGCCCTTAATTTGCAACGCGTTGCCGATATTGACTTAAAACGGGACCGGGGCGTACAATTTGCCGACGGCGTTCTGATCGCCGACCCGTATCGCATCGTTGATGATCCCGACATTGACATCATTCTTGAAATGATCGGGGGGCAAGACATTGCCAAGGACCTTATTTTAAAAGCCATTGACAACGGCAAACCGGTCGTTACCGCCAACAAGGCGCTATTGGCCAACCAGGGCAACCTCATCTTCAAAGCTGCGGCCGAAAAGGGCGTGGATCTTGCCTTTGAGGCCAGCGTCGGCGGCTGCATGCCGATCATCAAATCGCTGCGGGAATCCTTGGTCGGCAATCACGTAAAATCGATAGCCGGCATTTTAAACGGAACCTGTAATTATATATTGTCCAAAAGTACCGATGAAGGCAGCACCTTTGAAGAGGTCCTCTCCGAAGCCCAAAAAGAAGGATATGCCGAAGCGGATCCGACCCTTGATGTGGAAGGAATCGATACCGCCCATAAGCTTGCCATATTAACATCGCTGGCCTACGGCATGGAAATTAATTTCAACGATATCTATATCGAAGGTATCTCTAAGATTACACCGCGAGACATTGTGTTTGCCGGAGAATTCGGATACCGGATCAAGCTTTTGGCCATCAGCAAGAATATGGGCAGCACCATCGAAGCAAGGGTCCACCCCACCATGATCCCTTTTGACAATCCCCTTGCCGGTGTCAACGGCCCCTTGAATGCCATCACCATCACCGGGGATGCTGTGGGCGACCTGACGCTCTTCGGATATGGCGCCGGCATGATGCCCACCGCCAGCGCGGTAGTAGCCGATACGGTCGATATTGCCCGCAACCTGATAACAGGCACCAGCATCAGGGTCCCGCTGCTTTCTTACCAGATGAATACCATTCGAAAAATTCCTGTTATGCCGGTCGATGAAATCTTTACGCATTATTATTTCCGTTTCGCCGCTCTGGACCGTCCCGGCGTTCTGTCAAAGATATCGGGCATTCTGGGAGACAACGATATCAGCATTCAGTCGGTTCACCAGAAAGGACGCCAAATAAAAGGTAAGGTGCCCATCGTCATGCTGACCCATCTTGCCAAAGAAGCGGCCGTCAAAAAGGCCCTGTCGGAGATTTCCGAGCTTGACGTCGTTGGGGACAGACCTGTTATAGTCCGGATTGAAGATGAAAGCTTAGAGGAATAAAATCGTGTTACGATTTTATGAAACGCGGCTACGCCGCTCTAATTGGCGAAAGGCTAAATTGAATTCATCCCGCGCTACAAACAGCGGGGAATTCAAATTTAAAGGCAGATATATTAACTCTTTTGATGTGAGGTTGTATGCAAATTGTTTGTACAGACTTGGAAGGCATCTTTCTCCCTGAGATTTGGATAAATGTGGCTGAAAAAACGGGTATCAAGGAACTCAGGCTGACAACGCGCGATATATCCGATTATGATGTATTAATGCGCAAGCGTCTTGCCATTCTGGCTGAAAACGGACTTAAACTGAAGGATATTCAAGCGGTTATCGCTACCATGAACCCTCTGGACGGGGCCGTGGAATTCCTTGAATGGCTGCGATCATGCACTCAGGTGATTGTCGTTTCGGACACATTTGTTCAATTTGCGCGTCCCTTGATGAAAAAGCTCGGCTGGCCGACACTTTTTTGCCATACCTTGTCCATAGCCCCCGACGGTTCGATTATCGGATACAATTTACGCCAGAAAGACAGTAAACGTCATGCGGTTATTTCCTTAAAAAACCTTTACTACAAGGTGATTGCCGTGGGCGATTCCTATAACGACATCACCATGCTCAAAGAAGCCGACACCGGCCTGCTCTATAATCCGCCGGAAAATGTCAAAAATGAATTTCCCGAATTTCCGGTTTCATACAGCTATGATGAACTAAAGATCATATTTGAAAATATTCTTGGAAACAACATTACCTAAATTGAACGCTTCAAATATGCTTTCCCATAAAACAACGCACCGGGTGCGATACAGCGATACCGATAAAATGGGCTTTGTTCAGCATGCCAACTACTTTCGCTGGTTTGAAA includes the following:
- the nagZ gene encoding beta-N-acetylhexosaminidase yields the protein MDITSFSDEQLAGQRLMVGFEGTRLNRELESFIGEIKVGGIILFAMNIINPRQIRQLGMSIQEFAASCGQPPLFIAIDQEGGQVARLKEPFTQFPGNPKMKGLKDAEDFARTTAAELTEVGINMNLAPVLDIAFNGPMSIMSARAFGHDPMWVSNLGAAVIEHLQQSGIMAVAKHFPGIGRTTLDSHLALPHLDTDLDTLLTSDLIPFETAIQHDVSAIMLSHILYQKLDPEWPASLSVTIAKNLLRERIGYNGVVLTDDLDMAAIKNHYDIKTVIPRILSADIDIALICHSRLDIEQAFEEIRNALAASQSMKAKAKKSAERILKLKSKYLVDWSKG
- a CDS encoding phosphoribosylformylglycinamidine cyclo-ligase, coding for MTNSLTYADAGVDIDKANRLVETIKKIAQQTRRSGVMGEIGGFGGLFSLNIGKFESPVLVSSTDGVGTKLKIAFMMDKHDTVGIDLVAMCANDVVVQGAEPLFFLDYISMGKLNTKIATEIITGIGEGCRQAKCALIGGETAEMPDFYKENEYDLAGFVVGIVENSKIIDGSEIRVGNQLIGIASSGLHSNGYSLVRKVCFEILKLDIDAYIPELGRTIGEELLTPTKIYSQTVRSIIKDLPVYGLAHITGGGIVDNILRVIPDSCNILLQKQSWDVPPVFDYLQQAGKISDQEMLRTFNNGIGMIAVVPEDGAQEILERLTAMKEKAYVIGEISERKEMGERIQWV
- the tsaD gene encoding tRNA (adenosine(37)-N6)-threonylcarbamoyltransferase complex transferase subunit TsaD, whose product is MIILGIETSCDDTAAAVVADGKLVLSSVVSSQIAIHQPYGGVVPELASRKHIEAIVPVVNEAVSASGLDADQLNAVAVTSGPGLVGALLVGFCFAKAYAYMRGLPWVGVNHLEGHINSVFLGADPPPFPFVALLVSGGHTSIYHVTSHTTMELLGQTRDDAAGEAFDKVAKMLDLGYPGGMVIDRLAKQGDPGRIVFTRPFLEKSVYDFSFSGLKTAVKRYIQVHRDDCAGRIPDIVAGFQEAVVDVLSYKLIHAAVTKDCNHIALVGGVAANSRLREKVRHAAGLEGMTVHIPSIELCSDNAAMIAAMGYHYLTAGRVSGLGDDVFSRAKTG
- a CDS encoding homoserine dehydrogenase; amino-acid sequence: MKEIKVGLLGCGTVGTGVAKILIENKDLIRSRLGAALNLQRVADIDLKRDRGVQFADGVLIADPYRIVDDPDIDIILEMIGGQDIAKDLILKAIDNGKPVVTANKALLANQGNLIFKAAAEKGVDLAFEASVGGCMPIIKSLRESLVGNHVKSIAGILNGTCNYILSKSTDEGSTFEEVLSEAQKEGYAEADPTLDVEGIDTAHKLAILTSLAYGMEINFNDIYIEGISKITPRDIVFAGEFGYRIKLLAISKNMGSTIEARVHPTMIPFDNPLAGVNGPLNAITITGDAVGDLTLFGYGAGMMPTASAVVADTVDIARNLITGTSIRVPLLSYQMNTIRKIPVMPVDEIFTHYYFRFAALDRPGVLSKISGILGDNDISIQSVHQKGRQIKGKVPIVMLTHLAKEAAVKKALSEISELDVVGDRPVIVRIEDESLEE
- a CDS encoding aminotransferase class I/II-fold pyridoxal phosphate-dependent enzyme, whose product is MRTFARLDRLPPYVFASVNEIKMNARRAGVDIIDLGMGNPDLGTPQHIVDKLIEAAQKPQNHRYSASMGITKLRMAIADWYKRRYDVDIDPETETIVTIGAKEGISHLILVTIRPGDVVLTPNPTYPIHPYSAIIAGGDVRGIPVGPGHDFFENLINATRQTWPRPKVLIISYPHNPTTEVVNIDFFEKIVDYANDHDIMIVHDFAYADLTFDGYTPPSFLQVKGAKEVGVEFFSLSKSYNMPGWRVGFCVGNPEIVAALRRIKSYLDYGIFQPIQIASIIALNGPQDCVKEICETYKSRRDALINGLNRVGWEIESPKGTMFVWAKIPDKYLKMGSVEFSKLLINEAWVAVAPGLGFGEYGDDFVRFALIENNMRINQAVRGIKKIL
- the thrH gene encoding bifunctional phosphoserine phosphatase/homoserine phosphotransferase ThrH, translating into MQIVCTDLEGIFLPEIWINVAEKTGIKELRLTTRDISDYDVLMRKRLAILAENGLKLKDIQAVIATMNPLDGAVEFLEWLRSCTQVIVVSDTFVQFARPLMKKLGWPTLFCHTLSIAPDGSIIGYNLRQKDSKRHAVISLKNLYYKVIAVGDSYNDITMLKEADTGLLYNPPENVKNEFPEFPVSYSYDELKIIFENILGNNIT